One Mycobacteroides salmoniphilum DNA segment encodes these proteins:
- a CDS encoding dihydrodipicolinate synthase family protein, with translation MTSTPQFHGIIAYPVTPFLPDDTVDTDRLAELVSRLVEDGVHAIAPLGSTGESAYLEEREFDAVVDTTVAAVNKRVPVIVGASDLTTANTIRRARHAQQAGADAVMVLPVSYWKLSDREIAQHYASVAAAIDIPLMAYNNPATSGVDMKPELLVSMFRDIDNFTMVKESTGDLNRMLGIQRLSDGQLPFYNGSNPLVLDALNAGASGWCTAATCLVPSPCLDLYEAVRAGRHDDAASIYQGLKPLLQFIVAGGLPTTVKAGLELQGRAVGDPRRPLLPLDSEGRETLKGILASTS, from the coding sequence ATGACCTCCACACCCCAGTTCCACGGAATCATCGCCTATCCCGTGACTCCCTTCCTTCCCGACGACACCGTGGACACCGATCGGCTCGCCGAACTGGTGTCCCGGCTCGTCGAGGATGGCGTCCATGCCATCGCGCCGCTGGGCAGCACCGGCGAGTCCGCCTATCTTGAGGAACGCGAATTCGACGCCGTCGTCGATACCACCGTGGCGGCCGTAAACAAGCGGGTTCCCGTCATTGTTGGAGCCTCGGATCTGACTACCGCCAACACCATTCGGCGTGCGCGTCACGCCCAGCAGGCCGGAGCCGATGCGGTGATGGTGCTGCCGGTGTCGTACTGGAAGCTCAGCGACCGCGAGATCGCACAGCACTACGCCTCCGTGGCGGCGGCCATCGACATTCCGCTGATGGCCTACAACAACCCCGCCACCAGCGGCGTGGATATGAAACCCGAACTCCTGGTGTCGATGTTCCGCGATATCGACAACTTCACCATGGTCAAGGAGTCGACAGGCGACCTCAACCGGATGCTCGGCATCCAACGCCTCAGCGACGGTCAGCTGCCCTTCTACAACGGCAGCAACCCACTGGTGCTCGATGCGCTCAACGCGGGCGCGTCCGGATGGTGTACCGCTGCAACGTGTTTGGTGCCGAGTCCGTGCCTGGATCTCTACGAGGCCGTGCGGGCCGGACGCCACGACGACGCCGCGTCGATCTACCAGGGACTCAAGCCGCTGCTTCAGTTCATCGTCGCGGGCGGGTTGCCGACAACCGTCAAGGCCGGATTGGAACTGCAGGGGCGTGCCGTCGGGGATCCGAGGCGCCCATTGCTCCCGCTGGATTCCGAGGGTCGCGAGACACTGAAGGGCATCCTCGCGTCGACTTCTTAA
- a CDS encoding aldolase: protein MASTLHDTKSDLMGRAERSMETHFSDSEWTTRQKVALTCRALFDRGHDSGLAGQITARAEEPGTFYTQRLGLGFDEITEENLLLVDEDLNVLEGSGMANPANRFHSWIYRARPDVRCIVHTHPFHVAALSMLETPLVVSQMDIAPLYDDCAFLPDWPGVPVGNEEGEIISAALGDKKAILLAHHGHVVAGASVEESCSLAVLIERGAKLQLAAMAAGTIAPLPDRLAREAHDWTLTPGRSIANFAYYARTALTNHPETLRKTA from the coding sequence ATGGCCAGCACACTTCACGACACCAAGTCCGACCTGATGGGTCGCGCCGAGCGCAGCATGGAGACGCACTTCTCCGACTCGGAGTGGACCACACGGCAAAAGGTCGCGCTCACGTGCCGCGCGCTCTTCGACCGCGGACACGATTCCGGCCTCGCCGGACAAATCACCGCCCGCGCGGAGGAACCAGGCACCTTCTATACGCAACGGCTCGGACTCGGGTTCGACGAGATCACCGAGGAAAACCTGTTACTCGTCGACGAGGACCTCAACGTTCTCGAAGGGTCAGGAATGGCCAACCCGGCCAACCGCTTTCACAGCTGGATCTACCGAGCCCGCCCCGATGTGCGGTGCATCGTGCATACCCACCCGTTCCATGTCGCGGCACTGTCCATGCTGGAAACACCGCTCGTGGTGTCACAGATGGACATCGCACCCCTGTATGACGACTGCGCCTTCCTGCCCGATTGGCCGGGCGTACCCGTCGGAAACGAAGAGGGCGAGATCATTTCGGCCGCTTTGGGAGACAAGAAGGCGATACTGCTCGCCCACCACGGCCATGTGGTCGCCGGCGCGTCCGTCGAAGAATCCTGCTCGCTGGCGGTGTTGATAGAGAGAGGCGCCAAGCTGCAGCTGGCCGCCATGGCGGCGGGAACCATCGCACCCCTGCCCGACCGGCTAGCCCGCGAGGCCCACGACTGGACGCTCACTCCCGGGCGCAGCATCGCCAACTTCGCGTATTACGCCCGCACCGCGCTCACTAATCACCCTGAGACCCTGAGGAAGACCGCATGA
- a CDS encoding helix-turn-helix domain-containing protein, with the protein MTSLVRALRRERGLTLEELGSRTGLTKSYLSKVEREHSTPSVSVAIRIAKALEVDVSRLFTNDAHESRVVVDRGADEWDDSKFHALSTEMLGKIMTPFLASPSTEFAEHKSSHEGQEFVFVHRGSIELQCEDVSYVLDEGDSAYLDATRTHRIRRMSQTPALVVIIAAT; encoded by the coding sequence ATGACATCGCTGGTGCGCGCGCTGCGCCGGGAACGTGGCCTGACCTTGGAAGAACTGGGCAGCCGCACCGGCCTGACCAAGAGCTATCTATCGAAAGTCGAGCGCGAGCACAGCACCCCGTCGGTGTCCGTGGCGATACGCATCGCGAAGGCCCTCGAAGTCGATGTCAGCCGACTGTTTACCAACGACGCCCACGAGTCCCGGGTGGTAGTGGATCGCGGTGCGGATGAATGGGATGACAGTAAGTTTCACGCGCTGAGCACCGAGATGCTCGGCAAGATCATGACGCCGTTCCTGGCCAGCCCGTCTACGGAATTCGCGGAACACAAGTCTTCCCACGAGGGGCAGGAGTTTGTGTTCGTGCACCGCGGGTCGATCGAGCTGCAGTGCGAGGACGTCAGTTATGTCCTCGATGAAGGGGACAGCGCCTACCTTGACGCCACCCGCACCCACCGGATTCGCCGCATGTCGCAGACGCCGGCGCTGGTGGTCATCATCGCCGCGACGTAG
- the msrB gene encoding peptide-methionine (R)-S-oxide reductase MsrB — MRHWLPSAADPALTRRQLLAGVAAVCALAGWGTLAPAVADPTTPPSPNPAISHTDAEWRQLLTPSQYQILRQAGTETPYSSPLNNEHRAGVFSCAGCALDVFSSATKFDSGTGWPSFWQPLPHAVSERPDNSLGMSRTEVLCGRCGGHLGHVFDDGPKPTGLRYCMNGAAMNFRAT, encoded by the coding sequence ATGCGGCACTGGTTGCCTTCGGCCGCTGACCCGGCCCTCACCCGGCGGCAGCTGCTCGCCGGTGTGGCGGCAGTATGCGCTCTTGCGGGCTGGGGCACGCTCGCTCCCGCGGTGGCCGATCCGACGACTCCGCCCTCACCGAATCCTGCGATCTCCCACACCGACGCCGAGTGGCGCCAGCTGCTGACTCCCAGCCAGTACCAGATCCTCCGGCAGGCCGGCACCGAGACCCCATACAGCAGCCCTCTTAACAACGAGCATCGGGCTGGCGTCTTCAGTTGCGCCGGTTGCGCTTTGGACGTGTTCTCATCGGCGACCAAGTTCGACAGCGGCACGGGGTGGCCGAGCTTCTGGCAGCCATTGCCGCACGCCGTGTCGGAAAGACCAGACAACAGCTTGGGGATGAGTCGCACCGAAGTGCTCTGCGGACGGTGCGGGGGACATCTGGGCCATGTCTTCGACGACGGCCCCAAACCCACGGGGTTGCGCTATTGCATGAACGGCGCCGCGATGAACTTTCGCGCCACGTAA
- the pgi gene encoding glucose-6-phosphate isomerase, with protein MTLAAAWQALETHHKQIASTHLREFFADDPTRGSDLTVTVGDLYIDYSKHRLTRETLSLLVDLAKAANLEQRRDAMFAGAHINTSEDRAVLHTALRLPRDAQLVVDGQDVVADVHQVLDAMGDFTDRLRSGEWSGATGQRITAVVNIGIGGSDLGPVMVYQALRHYADAGISARFVSNVDPADLVATLADLDPATTLFIVASKTFSTLETLTNATAARRWLVDALGEDAVSQHFVAVSTNAKLVSEFGIDTANMFGFWDWVGGRYSVDSAIGLSVMAVIGREAFGEFLAGFHTVDEHFRTAPLEENAPALLGLIGLWYSNFFGAQSRGVLPYSNDLARFAAYLQQLTMESNGKSVKADGAPVTVDTGDIYWGEPGTNGQHAFYQLLHQGTRLIPADFIGFSEPTDDLPTADGTGSMHDLLMSNFFAQTQVLAFGKTAEEIAAEGTAPSVVPHKVMPGNRPSTTILATKLTPSAVGQLIALYEHEVFTAGTVWGIDSFDQWGVELGKKQAVALLPVITDDASPAEQTDSSTDALVRYYRGARGRAK; from the coding sequence ATGACACTCGCAGCGGCGTGGCAGGCACTGGAAACTCATCACAAGCAGATCGCCTCCACCCATCTTCGAGAATTCTTCGCCGACGACCCGACTCGGGGAAGTGACCTGACCGTCACGGTCGGTGACCTGTACATCGATTACAGCAAGCACCGCCTGACCCGCGAAACCCTTTCGCTGCTGGTCGATTTGGCCAAGGCGGCCAATCTCGAGCAGCGCCGCGACGCCATGTTCGCCGGGGCGCACATCAACACCTCCGAGGACCGCGCGGTATTGCACACCGCGCTGCGCCTGCCCCGCGACGCGCAGCTGGTGGTCGACGGGCAGGACGTGGTCGCCGACGTGCACCAGGTGCTCGATGCCATGGGCGACTTCACCGACCGGCTACGCAGCGGTGAGTGGAGCGGGGCCACCGGGCAGCGCATCACCGCCGTCGTCAACATTGGGATCGGCGGTTCGGACCTGGGACCGGTGATGGTGTACCAGGCACTGCGTCACTACGCCGACGCCGGGATCTCGGCCAGATTCGTCTCCAACGTCGACCCCGCGGACCTGGTGGCCACACTCGCCGACCTGGACCCGGCGACAACGCTTTTCATCGTCGCCTCCAAGACATTCTCGACGCTGGAGACACTTACCAACGCGACGGCGGCACGGCGCTGGCTCGTGGACGCACTCGGCGAGGACGCCGTCTCCCAGCACTTCGTCGCCGTCTCCACCAACGCGAAGCTGGTGTCGGAGTTCGGAATCGACACCGCCAACATGTTTGGCTTCTGGGATTGGGTCGGCGGTCGCTACTCGGTGGACTCGGCGATCGGCCTCTCCGTGATGGCGGTGATCGGGCGTGAGGCATTCGGTGAATTCCTGGCCGGGTTCCACACCGTGGACGAGCACTTCCGCACCGCCCCCCTGGAAGAGAACGCTCCGGCGCTCCTGGGCCTCATTGGTCTGTGGTACTCGAATTTCTTTGGCGCGCAGTCGCGTGGGGTGCTTCCCTACTCGAACGACTTGGCAAGGTTCGCGGCCTATCTGCAGCAGCTGACCATGGAATCCAATGGCAAGTCGGTGAAGGCCGATGGCGCGCCCGTGACCGTCGATACCGGCGATATCTACTGGGGCGAGCCCGGAACCAACGGTCAGCATGCCTTCTACCAACTGCTACACCAGGGCACCCGGCTGATTCCGGCGGACTTCATCGGCTTCAGCGAGCCCACCGACGATCTGCCCACCGCCGACGGCACCGGCAGCATGCACGACCTGCTGATGAGTAACTTCTTCGCACAGACGCAGGTGCTGGCCTTCGGCAAGACCGCCGAGGAGATCGCCGCCGAGGGCACCGCACCGAGTGTCGTCCCCCACAAGGTGATGCCGGGAAATCGGCCCAGCACAACAATTCTCGCGACCAAACTGACACCCTCGGCGGTCGGGCAGCTGATCGCTCTCTACGAACATGAGGTGTTCACCGCGGGCACGGTCTGGGGGATCGACTCCTTTGACCAGTGGGGAGTGGAACTGGGCAAGAAGCAGGCGGTCGCCTTGCTGCCCGTCATCACTGACGACGCATCCCCGGCAGAGCAGACCGACAGCTCCACGGACGCACTGGTGCGCTATTACCGCGGGGCGCGGGGCAGAGCCAAGTAA
- a CDS encoding chorismate mutase: MTENASQKDIGEATEPAPDIDELRKEIDRLDAEILSAIKRRTEVSREIGKARMASGGPRLVHSREMKVLERFSELGQEGHTLAMLLLRLGRGRLGH; the protein is encoded by the coding sequence ATGACCGAGAACGCCAGCCAAAAAGATATCGGCGAAGCTACCGAGCCCGCGCCCGATATAGATGAGCTGCGCAAGGAGATCGACCGGCTCGACGCGGAGATCCTGTCCGCGATCAAGCGGCGCACCGAGGTCTCCCGCGAAATCGGTAAGGCCCGGATGGCCTCCGGTGGCCCGCGCCTTGTGCACAGCCGCGAGATGAAGGTCCTCGAACGCTTCAGCGAACTAGGCCAAGAAGGCCACACTCTGGCCATGCTGCTGCTGCGCCTGGGTCGCGGCAGATTGGGACACTAA